The proteins below come from a single Prolixibacter sp. NT017 genomic window:
- a CDS encoding GxxExxY protein: MNENELSKIAFEAGLKVHKALGPGLLESAYEECLYFELYKLNLRVEKQKALPLIYEEVKLDAGYRIDLLVENKLVLEIKSVEALNDLHLAQILTYLKLSHSRLGLLMNFNTVLFKDGVRRVINGSI; this comes from the coding sequence ATGAATGAAAATGAATTGTCTAAAATTGCTTTTGAAGCAGGGCTTAAGGTTCATAAGGCACTAGGACCTGGTCTACTGGAAAGTGCTTATGAAGAATGTCTATATTTTGAGCTTTATAAGTTAAATCTAAGAGTAGAGAAACAAAAGGCTTTACCGTTAATATACGAAGAGGTGAAACTGGATGCAGGTTATAGAATTGACTTACTGGTTGAGAACAAACTCGTCTTGGAAATAAAATCTGTCGAAGCGTTGAATGATTTACATTTAGCACAAATTCTAACTTACCTCAAGTTGAGTCATAGTCGCCTTGGATTACTAATGAATTTCAATACTGTTTTATTCAAAGACGGAGTCCGGCGTGTAATTAATGGTTCAATTTGA
- a CDS encoding xanthine dehydrogenase family protein molybdopterin-binding subunit, giving the protein MSYFFDSKNTKQMPKGRVEGIAKVTGKAKYSAEYDIPDVAYGVMVGSTIASGRILKMQVEEAMKAPGVIDILSHENKPYVSGFSGMKEMPDNRFGLPIFYTDKVYYNDQPIAMVVAETIEDAMFAASLVKAEYEEAIPETDFAKKVKEVSLKETENDRGSVGAWEDAPYIVDQNYTIATEVHNPMEMHATIAQWKPNDKLLLYDKNQGVNRVQSVISSLFDIPTDNIHVISEFVGGGFGSGLRVWPHTIAAVMAAQQVKRPVKVMLTRPQMFTMVGYRPESWQRVKLGADKDGQFMGIIHQARNNSSKIQGFSDGITRVTRKIYGFKNVKTEEAIVDLNLPMPTWNRGPGDTTGCFGVESAIDELCHELKLDPVEVRLKNIAPYEMETGLPWSTNYLNECLEKGAELIGWKKRNPVPGSLKEGDYKVGYGVAVGMWGSGRSYTGASIDMQKDGIITVRTAMTDIGTGTGTGMQNVAHTVTGIPKSKIKIELGDSDFPKAPSQGGSRGMASVSSAVYAASLALKQKVAGYAWPDKDANALNIDDISLSDKGINYKDSFVPYADIFSKNNLNDIKVEEFAGPGEERKKYGFCSSAAHFYKVKVHEKTGKIKVDRMVIVVDAGRIINPKAAANQVIGAGAGGIGMGLLEEQLVDSKTGRLIGNDLAGYHFAVNADVPLIEVSFIGKPDPNINPSGAKGLGEVGIIGAAPAIANAVFNATGKRVRDLPITVERFFNA; this is encoded by the coding sequence ATGAGCTACTTTTTTGACTCGAAAAACACGAAACAAATGCCGAAAGGTCGTGTGGAAGGGATTGCGAAGGTAACCGGCAAAGCAAAATATTCAGCAGAATATGATATTCCTGATGTAGCATACGGAGTGATGGTCGGAAGTACCATCGCCTCCGGAAGAATTCTGAAAATGCAGGTGGAAGAAGCGATGAAGGCTCCCGGCGTGATTGATATTCTTTCGCATGAAAACAAGCCTTATGTATCCGGTTTCTCCGGAATGAAAGAGATGCCGGACAATCGGTTCGGACTACCTATTTTCTATACCGACAAGGTTTACTACAACGACCAGCCCATTGCCATGGTGGTGGCAGAAACCATCGAGGATGCCATGTTTGCCGCTTCGCTGGTTAAAGCGGAATACGAGGAAGCAATACCCGAAACGGACTTCGCAAAGAAAGTCAAAGAGGTATCGCTGAAAGAGACCGAAAACGACCGGGGCAGCGTTGGAGCGTGGGAAGATGCTCCTTATATAGTCGACCAGAATTACACCATTGCGACGGAGGTTCATAACCCAATGGAGATGCATGCCACCATTGCGCAATGGAAACCGAATGACAAACTCCTACTGTACGATAAAAACCAGGGGGTCAACCGGGTGCAGTCGGTCATCAGCAGTTTGTTCGATATTCCAACGGATAACATTCATGTGATCAGCGAATTTGTTGGAGGTGGCTTTGGAAGCGGCTTACGTGTCTGGCCTCATACCATCGCTGCAGTAATGGCTGCCCAGCAGGTTAAACGTCCGGTGAAAGTGATGCTCACGCGTCCGCAGATGTTCACCATGGTAGGCTACCGGCCTGAATCGTGGCAACGGGTAAAACTGGGAGCCGATAAAGACGGTCAATTTATGGGAATCATCCATCAGGCCAGGAACAACTCTTCCAAAATACAGGGCTTCTCCGATGGAATTACCCGCGTCACCCGCAAAATCTACGGCTTTAAGAATGTGAAAACAGAGGAAGCCATCGTCGACCTCAACTTACCCATGCCGACCTGGAACCGCGGTCCCGGTGATACAACCGGTTGTTTTGGTGTGGAAAGTGCCATCGATGAATTGTGCCACGAGCTGAAACTGGACCCGGTGGAAGTTCGCCTGAAAAATATCGCTCCTTACGAAATGGAAACCGGTCTGCCGTGGTCGACCAACTATCTGAATGAGTGCCTGGAGAAAGGTGCCGAACTCATTGGCTGGAAGAAGCGTAATCCCGTTCCCGGTTCCCTGAAAGAAGGCGATTACAAAGTTGGTTACGGCGTTGCCGTGGGCATGTGGGGCTCCGGCCGTTCGTACACCGGCGCCTCCATCGATATGCAAAAAGACGGAATTATCACCGTTCGCACAGCAATGACGGACATCGGGACCGGAACAGGAACCGGCATGCAAAATGTAGCCCACACGGTTACCGGTATTCCCAAAAGCAAAATCAAGATCGAGCTTGGAGATTCAGACTTCCCAAAAGCCCCAAGCCAGGGAGGTAGCCGGGGAATGGCCTCCGTCAGTAGTGCAGTTTATGCCGCCAGTCTGGCACTGAAACAAAAGGTGGCGGGTTATGCATGGCCCGATAAAGATGCCAACGCCTTGAATATAGATGACATCTCGTTGTCCGATAAAGGCATTAACTATAAGGACAGTTTTGTTCCTTATGCCGATATTTTCAGTAAGAATAATCTCAATGACATCAAGGTCGAGGAATTTGCCGGACCGGGTGAAGAGCGCAAAAAGTATGGATTCTGCTCTTCCGCAGCACATTTCTATAAAGTGAAAGTGCACGAGAAAACCGGTAAAATCAAAGTCGATCGAATGGTGATTGTCGTCGATGCCGGACGGATTATTAATCCGAAAGCAGCCGCCAATCAAGTGATTGGTGCCGGTGCCGGTGGTATCGGTATGGGCTTGCTGGAAGAGCAGCTCGTCGACTCCAAAACCGGCCGGTTGATTGGAAACGATTTGGCAGGTTATCACTTTGCCGTCAATGCCGACGTGCCGCTCATCGAAGTTTCCTTTATCGGCAAACCCGACCCGAACATCAATCCGTCCGGAGCGAAGGGCCTTGGCGAAGTAGGCATCATTGGAGCAGCGCCGGCCATTGCCAACGCTGTTTTCAACGCTACCGGGAAACGGGTACGTGACCTACCCATCACGGTCGAGCGATTTTTCAACGCATAA